From the genome of Flavobacteriales bacterium:
CCTTGATCGACCCATCTACTCGGGACATTCGCCTGACGGGTGACTCCTACTTTGATCCCTGATGTGTAAGAGAGGTACGTAATATGGGGAGTCAGGTGATTGGCCCGCTCCCATGCTTCATCCCTGAGTGCGATGCCTTCATGGATACGGCTCAATTCCGGTCGGATAATGCTCTCTGTGGCCAGGGGACTATCCCTGAAGGCCTTGTAACTCAGTCCCTCTCCATAGGTCTTCTTGATGCGCTCACCGGTGTATCGGCAATGGATGTCCCCATCGAAGGAGATGCGTATCTCCTTCCCTACCAGGGCATTCATGTCCACGCTCTCGGAATACTCGAGAATGTCATAGAGCTTGAGTTCGTACTGAGCCATCCCCTGCTCGAGGGTCGTGGTCATCTTCCTTAGATTTCCTTCCCATTCCATGACGGACAAAGGAATGGAAATATGTCTTGGAGCTCACCCTCGAGGCCCTTGTCTTGGATATCTTTGGTGCTTGTTTGTATGGAACATTCATCAAAATATATCGAAGAGGCAGTAGAACAGATGTCCTCTTTGCCGGGAATCGGACGTAAGACCGCCCTGCGACTCATTCTATCACTGGTCAAGCGAGAACCGGACCGGGTCAAGAGATTTGCAGACTCCTTGATCCAGATGAAGGAGAATATCCGCTTCTGCAGTTCGTGTTTCAACCTCTCAGATGATCCACTTTGTACTATCTGTAGCAATGGGAACCGGGATCACTCCACCATATGCGTGGTGGAAGATATTCGAGATGTGATGGCCATAGAGTCCACTCAGCAGTACAACGGGGTCTACCATGTACTTGGAGGACGTATCTCCCCCATGGACGGGGTCGGCCCCAGCGAATTGCGACTGGATGAGTTGAAAGAGCGGGTCACTGCGGGTGAAGAAGTTCGTGAGGTCATTCTGGCGCTCAGCGCGACTATGGAAGGCGACACTACGAATTTCTATATCTATCGCTCGTTCGGAGACCATACGGTCAATATCACCACCATAGCACGAGGTGTAGGCGTAGGGACCGAATTGGAGTATGCAGATGAGATCACTTTGGGTCGATCGATCATGAATCGGACTCCATTCGAGATGAGCCTCAGCCGTTGATGAGACTGTCCATCATCATAGTCAATTACAATGTCGAGCACTTTCTAGAACAGTGTCTGCTTTCTGTACAAAAGGCCTGTAAAGGCATAGAATCAGAGGTCATTGTAGTGGATAATGCCTCGGTAGATGGAAGTGTAGAAATGGTGAGAAGCCGATTCCCAGAGGTCCGACTCATCGCCAATCCGGACAATAAAGGATTCTCCAAAGCCAACAACCAAGGGATACGTCAATCAAGTGGAGATTATGTACTTCTCCTCAATCCCGATACCGTGGTCGAGGAAGAGACCTTCAGCACTTGTATCCAGTTCATGGATCAGCATCCAGAAGCAGGCGGCCTAGGTGTACGCATGCTGGATGGAAAAGGTGGATTCCTTCCCGAAAGCAAGCGAGGACTTCCTACTCCGATGGTCGCCTTCTATAAGATTTTTGGTCTGAGCCG
Proteins encoded in this window:
- a CDS encoding DUF2797 domain-containing protein; amino-acid sequence: MTTTLEQGMAQYELKLYDILEYSESVDMNALVGKEIRISFDGDIHCRYTGERIKKTYGEGLSYKAFRDSPLATESIIRPELSRIHEGIALRDEAWERANHLTPHITYLSYTSGIKVGVTRQANVPSRWVDQGATKALVIAETPYRQAAGLIEVALKSHLNDKTNWRHMLTGMTTGDSDLEAKRDAVKQYIDGELRSFWSDNSEELLIEYPVLRYPVKLTSIKLDKFPVIEKKLNGIKGQYLIFSDDTVMNVRSHSAYRVKIEA
- the recR gene encoding recombination protein RecR; translation: MEHSSKYIEEAVEQMSSLPGIGRKTALRLILSLVKREPDRVKRFADSLIQMKENIRFCSSCFNLSDDPLCTICSNGNRDHSTICVVEDIRDVMAIESTQQYNGVYHVLGGRISPMDGVGPSELRLDELKERVTAGEEVREVILALSATMEGDTTNFYIYRSFGDHTVNITTIARGVGVGTELEYADEITLGRSIMNRTPFEMSLSR